In the genome of Zea mays subsp. mays mitochondrion, complete genome, the window GACCTTTCTTCTGGTCAAGTTCGCAGCTCTTCGAAGAAATCCGATTCTTTTCCTAGGAGAAGAGATTGATTCTAGTTATCTTTCTTTCAAAGCCATCCATGCATAGAGAAGACTGGGCCCAAAGCATTGTAGGTGAGCGAGTAATCTCTGGAATATAAGAAGAGATAGAGATGGTTCTTTTGGCTCATCAAATGGGACTCGGACTTTGCAGAAAGAGAGTAATGTTTCCTCCTTTCTCACTCGCCTGGCTGGTCTATTTATTGCTATTAGGTCCTAATAGAGAAGAAGCTTTTTCCTGCGAAGATCAAGTTGAACGGTGAGTTCTAAAGGTTTTCCTGATGTACCAGTGTCTGTGTCACTTTCCAAGTAGTCCTTTCTTATTTCTTCAAAGAAAGATTCCCATTTAGAATAAGGAAAGTCAAATAGGGAAGGAAAGGCTAAAAGAACCAATTTTTCTTGTTTTACCACTTCAGCTACAGCGATCAAGGGTTCGTGTTAAGTTTCGAACTTGTGAAGAATTGCCAGTGGGAGACTGTTTCTTTCTCTAATTCCATAGTCTTTCAGCCAACAAAGCACTCTAATTTATGTATTAGAAATACTATTTGCTCGTAGCCTAGAGGTGTAGACAGGAATGCTATGTCAAGGCTAGGTTAGGTGCCTGGGAAAGCCTAGGATAGGAGCTCTTGGGCACATTACCCCTGCTACAGTTGAGACGGTCCCAGTCTTTTCTCTTTTTAGGTAATTAGGATCATTAAGAGGTGCTTAGAGGGGTGATACCAGAACGAATAGTTATTCTCACTTTAGGTCATATGGTGTAGCTGAAAGATCTACAAGTGTTTACCGTGATTCATCTTGAATTCCAATTATGTCCCTGCATTTCTGGTGTCCTTCTTGCTTCACTTCTTCTACTTGGACGGGGGAAGCCACTGGAGTCCCCGCCTCTAGTTGAGGGGCTTCCGGGACCCCCTCGATTTGTGGGGCTTCCGGGTTGACCGGAGGATGATGACTCCCCCGTTTCCAAATTCGCTTTTGGGGTAAGTCAAGAATTTCATCTTCCCTCGGTCGTTTACCAAGTGAGGTCTGTTCCCCCCTTAATCTTCTGCACGTGGCCGTGCCTACTAAAATAATAGTACAAATAGCACAGAGTAGTACTGACGTTTCAAATGAACTAAGTAAAATATTGTTCTCCATACTTAAGAAAGCATGATTGTAGCTCCGCTTCTTGCTTTGCTCTAAGCAGAAAGACTTATCTGAAATCGCAGGTTGGGTTTTCCAACCAAAAGAAAGACATGGGAGTCTTTGTGCATCTTCTTCTTCGTAACCCAAGGACCGACGAACAGAAATTGAAACAACGCAACCGTACTATACTATCTATTTACGATAATTTGATTGCTGACAACATCACGCTTCTCTTTCTTATTCTTTTTTATATAACTGTCACTTTACCGGGCCGGAAAAGTGACACCGTCACGTCTCAGGGTCGTATGCCTGGAACAAGAAGGGTCGTCGTACAATTTCCATTTCGGCGATTACAAAAAAGAAGGAGGCGAGCTCCCTATCCCTCTTTGTCTTTCCACTTCCGGAACAAACACTTCGTAAAATTATTTTGAGTCCCGGCCCGGTTTTTCCCCACTAACCAATTACGTTACGACCACTGAACAAACTTGGTTGACGAACATGGTTTATGCGCCGCTAATCTAGCGGCTTGTCGAGCATTTGACAAACTCACACCATCCATTTCAAATGGGATTTGTCCCGTGGACACACGAGCAATCCAACCCGTAGGATTTCCTTTTCCTCTTCCCATTCGAACTTCTGCGGGTTTCCCCGTAATAGGAAGATCTGCGAGAACTCTTACCCATATCTTACAATTTCTTCGGAATTGTCCGCTCATAGCACGACGGAATTGTCCGATTGTAGCCCGACGCGCTGCTTCAATGGCTCGATATGAAAGACGACCAGCTCTACTACTTTTGGTGCCATATCTTCCAAAACCAAGTTGTGTACCATCCGGTTCGCGACCCCTACTACATCTGCATTTACTATATTTACTATATTTCGTACGTTTCGGATATAGCACGTCCCTTCTTATTTTGACTATATGAGATCCGCACTTTGACACCTGAAATTCCGTCACGAGTAGATACTTCCGCAGGAGCATAATCGATTTTCTGGTTAAATACATTACAAGATGTTTTTCCATACTTTCCGCATTCAGTTCTAGCTATTTCCGCACCCCCTAATCGACCAGAACAACAAATACGTATCCCCTCCACCCCTTTTGGCATTATTAATGGAATATCCTTAACTATTTTACTAAAAATGGAACGAAATGAGATTGGATTGTTCCTCAGTTGAAAAGAGATGTCTTGAGCAATCAGAGAAGCACTTTGATAAACTGATTTGATCTTTACCGACTCAATTAAGGTATTAGTGTTTGTTCTATTAGACAAAAAAGATCGCATTTTTTGCACTTCGTTCAAATAAGAGTTGTACCCGTACGGAATTCTCCTCTTTCTCAGTATGATCTCTATCATCATCTCTATTCCCTTTATCAATTTGCCTATCCTACCTAGGTCTATGAATTTCTCTATCAATTCCATTACCTTATCCTTACCCATGAGGTTCCTACATTTGATCCTTAATTGACCTAGGAGTTGTTCCCGGGCATACTCATAAAATGGGTTATTATACACCCCAACCCCATCCCTTGAAAAAAAAAAGGTAGCACCGAAGAAAGGAAAGAGCGAGATGGTGGTTTTTGTTGTTCCCGCGAAGCGAAGATCATTCGCTTGGCGAATGAAGTGGATCAACCTCTTTTTGGCTCGGGCCAAACACTTTTTATCGCTGGTCGAGCTTTCTACAAAAAAAGCGATGCGAGAGCGTATTCTCTTATCTAAGCTTCCTCCCTTCGCTCCCCCCATCGTAGATGGTTCAGCCACACCCGGTGCCACGAAATGATTGAGAACTACGACGGGGTCGAAATGCATTTTGTTCTTTGTATTAAAAAAGTATTGCATGACCGAATAATTCAAGGAGGGGCGCACAGCGGGGAGGGTCCTTTTTAGTAGATGACTCGTCGGGCCGTCAGAGCGGGACTTCTTTGGTAAAAAAAAGAACTTGAATAACTTTGTTTTTATGAAGGAGTCGTCATTTTCTATCAGGAAGGCTATGTCATTTACAACCCCGGCGTATTTCGGATGCTTGAAGGCCCCGCTCACCCGAAGTGATTTAGAAAAATTCTTCTTTCTCGATGGTGATCGGTCATGGTATCCATAACGTTGCATCTTTTTCGGCCAAATCCTGATTTCGTTTTGCTTCTCCCGGTCGATCGACTCGACTCTTTTCCCTGCCCCCCGGCCTCTCACTTCGTTTCGTTCTTCCTCTGTACCCTCGCTTGAATGAAGACACCCGATCGGCCCGACTTTCCCAAATGCCCACCACCGGCCCTTATCCTTTCCGGGTCTTGATTTGTCGCGTCGTTTTAGTCGTAGTGGTCGACGGGGAAGAAAGAAATGAATGAATGTCCTTTTGGGAAAATGTAGAATAATACACCTACCGAGACGAAAGCCAAAGGTGAGTCTCGTAGGTGGACGTATCGAACTGAAATAAGATCTAAGATTGACATCTTGATACAATGATTTACCATAATAATAAATAGAGTCAATGGTGACAGAGCCGTGGGAAAAGCCGCTTCTTTTTTGCGGCGGGGGCTTCCATTCACCAGCGCAGACTACATACACGTGCTCTCTGAACCGTGCTAGATAGTCACCCATCACACGGCTCTCAAACCCAACCTGTGGTGGATCCCGGGGGACAAAGCAAAGTAAAAGCGCTTGATCCTTTGCCCCATACTTGGAGATCTTCCTCCCCGCCGATCAAGCAGCAACGCTGCTCGTGATAGGCTTAGCTTAAGCCGCTAACGTTCGGTTCGGATAAGTAAGAAAGTCCCTTCGGTCGGTTCGCTCAGGTGGTCTTCCCTTATTTTCCCTAACGTTCAGAGTTGTTCTGGTTTTAGAAAGGAGCACCGCCAAGTCCACTAGGGGCGCCCTGAATGAATAAGAAATGGACAGCTGAGGCATATCTCAGTAGCTTGCATGAAAAATAGAAGATAATAAGTTAGATGTCGATTACACACCTGAGGTTGGTAAGAACTGAGGGACAATGCCCCCCTCGCAGGGCCCATCAGCGAAGCAACTGCTACTTAATCGGGCGGTTTGCTTTCGTGCAAGGCCCCCGCTGCTGGAACAGGCGGTTGTCATTTTCAAGTAAACGCCCCACCCCAGAAGGACGCCCTCGCTCTATTGGCAAAACGCTTCGAAAGAAGAACGTATCGCCAAGGCCCCGACCGGCCGGCCCGCCCCCTTTCTTTGCCCGCCGGCCGCCTAGCTCGTTATTCTTTGAGATCTGGATAGAGTCTCGCTTCGGGGCGGGGGAAGCATGGATTCGATAGATCTATCGAATCCATGCTGCAAGCAGCAAGCGTAGGCTAAAAAGGCAATAGTCTAACGTTGGGGTAGGGCGCGCCAAAACAACCGGGGGCCCCGGAGGGGTCAGTACAAAAGTACTATATTCTTTCCACTTACTTTCATTGGCTAGCTGCCTTTTGTAGCGCGCGTACTCTGATCCTCTTCTACGAATCTACAACTCTCTTTACTGAGCGAGACTTCATCTATATCCCTAAAAGTGGATTTTGATTCCCATTTTTTCTTTGAATGACAGCTTCAACTAGGCTCCACCTTAGAGAGGGTTTTCGGTTTTTTTTAATCAAGATAGGGTCAGGGGCGCGTCGGAACGGTAGCTGCAAGGTCTCATCCGAGAGTCCAATCTCTTTGTACTGTGCTTTTATGTCTTTGAATAAAAAAGAAAGAAGGGGGTCGATTTAGGCTCCTTCCCTTCCACTGCATAGCTGCGCTATCAGGTACTACGAGCCCTCTGCCCCACGCATCTAACCAGCTCGCGTGGTTCACCGGTTCCACCGAAAACTCTCATTTGTTGAAGCGGAGCATAGTGCGGCGCCGAGCGAAAAAGGTCTCTTTTTTCGGTTTATTCACTGATCTGAAATGAAACTTAGCACTTGTTTTTTTCTTGATTCCTGGGGCTAGGCGTTCGCAGAATCAGTCTATCCGAACCGCAGACGCACTTTTAAGATCAGTGACGGCCTCTCCAGCGGAGCTGGGCGCCGGGGCCCTGGATGCGCTAGCGATCGGCACATTAGGGGAGTAGAGTACTTGCCCGGGTTTCTCGGCCTGGTATCCTTATCCTCGCGTTCATGATATCTACATTCAACTGTGCCCCGGAGACACGGTCGAAGCACGCCCGCCCCGTGTGCGTCTTTCACGACATGCTCTGGTCCCGGGTTTCTTCCTGTGGTCTTCTAGCGTTAGAAGAAGTCGTGTCCGTCCCGGACATCTGCAACGTCCTCTCACGCCTTTGGGGGGACAAACAAAGATCAGGAAAAGACGGACCGAACCCATTCGGTGACTTTCGCGGTCGCCCTCACTGAACCGACTTGGATCTGAACTACGATTCAGATCAAGTCTTACCGAAATTGGATTTCCTTTTCGTGCCATATGTCGCTTAGACTTTACTTTTGCCCCTTTCTGCCCTTTCCTCTATTTGTTCGATAGGGTCCTCGTTCTATTCTAATTCTAAACCCATTGTCGTCCACAGTTTCCTTGTCGACGCGAAGGGGCAAGCAGCCCCCAAACAAAGTCTGAGATCAGAACTCATACCGCGGTTGTGGCCGCATGCAAGTTCTTCAATATTTAGAGAGTATGTGTTAGTACGAGATCGCGCTATCAACTTATTTAATCTTTCTCGATGAAGCAAGAAAACGGATGCGCCTAGCGCTAGTTGCTCAATCCGTTGCTTGTTTGGTTGATTAGGACAAAATTGTATCCCTTAGGAACCGTACATGCACCTTTGTTTGGATGCCGATTGAATATTGTTACAATACGAAATACTTGAAGGCCACACGCAATTGACTCACCTACATTTTATGCTCCCACCTTTTTGTAGACTCAGCTTCTGCCTCTGGGGAAGCACTCACATTATGATCGAATTACAATGTGCAGGTTTTGTGACCACCACTGATGCTTGCTGTGGGCTGGGCAAGTATGGAGGCCTATTCTATTCATGTGTGTTCTTCCACGGATGGCGTGCTGCGACGCATCGAGCCATGTCGGGTGCAATTCATCTAACTAACTCCACCTTCCTCCTACGGGTCTGCAGTCAAAAGAGTTGTTCAGTCATATGGTATGTATACATAAATCTGCTTTTCACTCTTCTGCAATGGGATTCGGACATGATCCAATCGACCTTCCTCTACTTGTTGATGGCCTGTACTGTAAAGAAGAGCCCAGCGGATGGAAGCTGTTGAGTGGAGCTTCACCTGGCTGGATAAAAGCACTCTACCTAGGCTTGTAATAACTAGTACTTTCTATAATGCTTGGTTCCAACTAATAATACATCATGGTACCTTATATTCTTTAACTACTAACGGAACTGAGATAGGCCTGCCTGGGTAAAGAATAAGAAAAAACGTTCCGGTAATAGAGATTGCCTTTAGCAGGAAGATGAGTAGATCGCTCACCTGGAACTTCTTAGCCCTCTTTCCTTTAGAAGAAAAACCTTTGTGAATGCTCGCCCTGGACCAAGGCTGGCTATAGGCGGATCGCCCAACCGATCATAATCATAGGTTCAACCACACCAGAAAAGTGTTTATACATTTGGAAGACTTACTACACTGGAACCTAGATATCAACTAAACTAGGAAGTAGAAGCTAGGGCAGAGCCGTTTGTTTACCAAACGAACTTATCGCCGTGCTCGTGGGCTATGCTTCAAGTGCGGGGAACTACCCTGTATGCGGTCCATGTACCCTCGCCTGCGGCTCCTGTGCTCATGGTCCCGTTTTTTCTCTTCGCTTCGCCAAAAAGAAAGGAAGAGAAGAGGTCGGAAAGATCACACACAGTACGAAAGCAAGCATAAACCAAACGAAAACCGATGTAGCGAGAAAGAGGGCACCGTCCTTCCTTTTTGGAGCCAAGGGAGCCTTTGGCCTATCTGTCAGTATGTTGTGCATTCTCTCACTTCCAAAATAGCATATAATGGATGTCATGTACCAGCTATCTCTGAAAAGGTAGAAGGGCCCTTTAGGGACAGCAAGAGTTGCTTAGTGCTCAATAGTGCTTGCAAAGAACGTTCAAGATAGCTGACTGACTGAGCTACTTCCGTAATAGGGGTCCTTTCTTTTCAAATCCGACCCACCCCCATCGATTTTAAAATATGCATTGAGAAAGAGCTTACCGGTAAATACCCTATCCCCTGTCTGAACTCTTGGAAGAACTTAGACTTGGGCACTTGTAACATGGTTGGAGGCATAGACTTGGAGTCCAAACGCCATTCCCTAAAACCTTATGAGTAGCTTACTATCCTGCCTGGGTACTTCGCAAGTCCTGCTGCTATCCAATTAGGCTGGCTTCATTACGTAGAGCGGATCCACCCATACATAATAGGAGTACTCTTAAAGTAAGACCTTTAGAGCCTATATATAGTATAGCTTAGTAGCGGCCGGCTGTTCAATTTGAGAAAGGCCCATCTCCTGATTGTCTCAAATCGAATAAAACTCTTTAGCAATTGGTCTGACAGAACGGATGGTAAGGTGGGGGACCCATACCTTTATTCTATTCCCGTGCTTAGAGCGAGTGAATGAAAAGCTACGCCTGCTGCTTGTGTTGATTGAAAAGAAACCTGTCTAATTGAATATGCTAGTAATCAATCGCTGCGCGCCTCTCATCATTTCCTGTGCTTCTGCTCGTATGCCAATAAGTAAGTTTAAGCTTTATGCATATGGCTCAAATCTCTTTGCTTTTATTTATCAATTAACAACTTCTTTTTAGCTCTGACATGGCCTAGAAAAAGGTGGTGTCAAAGCCTGGAATGCTTGGAAATCTCATTATTGGCAAAGCAGATGCATACATAGTTAGGGTCAAAGAGTTATTGAAGAAGTCATCATGTGATCGATTGACCAGGAAATAACCTTATTTGGACTTAGAAGCTACTGGTGCGGAAGAAGGAAGCGTAGCTGAGTCATTCCTTATATCGAATCTTATTACCAGCTTTCATAGTGAGCAAAGCACCCGGCGCAGTACAAGGCTAAGATGTAAGTAGGTGCAC includes:
- the orf117-b gene encoding hypothetical protein; the encoded protein is MENNILLSSFETSVLLCAICTIILVGTATCRRLRGEQTSLGKRPREDEILDLPQKRIWKRGSHHPPVNPEAPQIEGVPEAPQLEAGTPVASPVQVEEVKQEGHQKCRDIIGIQDESR
- the orf106-b gene encoding hypothetical protein translates to MGVFVHLLLRNPRTDEQKLKQRNRTILSIYDNLIADNITLLFLILFYITVTLPGRKSDTVTSQGRMPGTRRVVVQFPFRRLQKRRRRAPYPSLSFHFRNKHFVKLF
- the rpl16 gene encoding ribosomal protein L16-like, producing the protein MEKHLVMYLTRKSIMLLRKYLLVTEFQVSKCGSHIVKIRRDVLYPKRTKYSKYSKCRCSRGREPDGTQLGFGRYGTKSSRAGRLSYRAIEAARRATIGQFRRAMSGQFRRNCKIWVRVLADLPITGKPAEVRMGRGKGNPTGWIARVSTGQIPFEMDGVSLSNARQAARLAAHKPCSSTKFVQWS
- the rps3 gene encoding ribosomal protein S3, which produces MARKGNPISVRLDLNRSSDPSRFSDYYYGKSLYQDVNLRSYFSSIRPPTRLTFGFRLGRCIILHFPKRTFIHFFLPRRPLRLKRRDKSRPGKDKGRWWAFGKVGPIGCLHSSEGTEEERNEVRGRGAGKRVESIDREKQNEIRIWPKKMQRYGYHDRSPSRKKNFSKSLRVSGAFKHPKYAGVVNDIAFLIENDDSFIKTKLFKFFFLPKKSRSDGPTSHLLKRTLPAVRPSLNYSVMQYFFNTKNKMHFDPVVVLNHFVAPGVAEPSTMGGAKGGSLDKRIRSRIAFFVESSTSDKKCLARAKKRLIHFIRQANDLRFAGTTKTTISLFPFFGATFFFSRDGVGVYNNPFYEYAREQLLGQLRIKCRNLMGKDKVMELIEKFIDLGRIGKLIKGIEMMIEIILRKRRIPYGYNSYLNEVQKMRSFLSNRTNTNTLIESVKIKSVYQSASLIAQDISFQLRNNPISFRSIFSKIVKDIPLIMPKGVEGIRICCSGRLGGAEIARTECGKYGKTSCNVFNQKIDYAPAEVSTRDGISGVKVRISYSQNKKGRAISETYEI
- the rps3 gene encoding ribosomal protein S3, encoding MARKGNPISVRLDLNRSSDPSRFSDYYYGKSLYQDVNLRSYFSSIRPPTRLTFGFRLGRCIILHFPKRTFIHFFLPRRPLRLKRRDKSRPGKDKGRWWAFGKVGPIGCLHSSEGTEEERNEVRGRGAGKRVESIDREKQNEIRIWPKKMQRYGYHDRSPSRKKNFSKSLRVSGAFKHPKYAGVVNDIAFLIENDDSFIKTKLFKFFFLPKKSRSDGPTSHLLKRTLPAVRPSLNYSVMQYFFNTKNKMHFDPVVVLNHFVAPGVAEPSTMGGAKGGSLDKRIRSRIAFFVESSTSDKKCLARAKKRLIHFIRQANDLRFAGTTKTTISLFPFFGATFFFSRDGVGVYNNPFYEYAREQLLGQLRIKCRNLMGKDKVMELIEKFIDLGRIGKLIKGIEMMIEIILRKRRIPYGYNSYLNEVQKMRSFLSNRTNTNTLIESVKIKSVYQSASLIAQDISFQLRNNPISFRSIFSKIVKDIPLIMPKGVEGIRICCSGRLGGAEIARTECGKYGKTSCNVFNQKIDYAPAEVSTRDGISGVKVRISYSQNKKGRAISETYEI
- the orf109-a gene encoding hypothetical protein is translated as MSITHLRLVRTEGQCPPRRAHQRSNCYLIGRFAFVQGPRCWNRRLSFSSKRPTPEGRPRSIGKTLRKKNVSPRPRPAGPPPFFARRPPSSLFFEIWIESRFGAGEAWIR
- the orf126-b2 gene encoding hypothetical protein, producing the protein MLPPFCRLSFCLWGSTHIMIELQCAGFVTTTDACCGLGKYGGLFYSCVFFHGWRAATHRAMSGAIHLTNSTFLLRVCSQKSCSVIWYVYINLLFTLLQWDSDMIQSTFLYLLMACTVKKSPADGSC
- the orf115-c2 gene encoding hypothetical protein, whose translation is MRSMYPRLRLLCSWSRFFSSLRQKERKRRGRKDHTQYESKHKPNENRCSEKEGTVLPFWSQGSLWPICQYVVHSLTSKIAYNGCHVPAISEKVEGPFRDSKSCLVLNSACKERSR